TGGTGAGAGTCAGGCTCGGCAAAGGTATATCGCAACTGCTCAACAATCACAATGACGATGATGAGTCCTATGTGGACTACCACTACGACGAACCGGGCATGTCGCCGGGCACCCTCGTCATCGAAGAAGACGCCCCACCTCCGACTCTGGTCCTGATCGACTACAGCCAAGCCGCCGCAACCCGAGTCGTCCTGCGAACCCCCGAAGAGTGTGCCGTCTACCTCGATAGCCAGTCGGTGTCGTGGGTCGACGTCCAGGGCCTCGGCAGCGAAGACATTCTCAAGCGCCTGGGCAGCGTCTTCAGCCTGCACCCCCTTGTTCTCGAAGACATTGTCAACGTCCCCCAGCGCCCTAAGGTCGAGGACTACACCGATCAGCTGCTGATCATTGCCTGGATGGTCATGCCCGACCCCAAGGGAGAGAGCTTTGTGCGGGAGCAGGTCAGCTTCATCCTCGGGCCGCACTACCTGCTGACAGTCCAGGAGGAGCCTGATCTCGATACCTTTCATCCGGTGCGAGAGCGCATTCGGGGCAGCAAGGGCAACATTCGCCGCCTCGGGCCGGACTACCTGACCTACGCCTTGCTAGACGCCATCATTGACGGCTTCTTCCCGATCCTCGAGGCCTATGGCGAGCGCATCGAAGATCTCGAAGACGAAGTGGTGCGCCATCCCACTCGCCAAACCCTCACAGCGATTCATACCCTCAAGCGCGAGCTGCTTACCCTGCGCCGCTCCATTTGGCCGCAGCGGGAAATGCTCAATAGTTTGATTCGCGATCACAGCGCGCTGATTAGCCCTGAGGTGCAGATCTACCTGCGGGACTGCTACGACCACACGGTCCAGATCCTGGACATGGTCGAGACCTATCGCGAACTGGCGTCCAGCCTGATGGACGTTTATCTCTCCTCTGTTAGCAACCGCATGAATGAGATCATGAAAGTCCTCACGGTCATCTCGACAATCTTCATTCCGCTGACGTTCATTGCGGGTATCTATGGCATGAACTTTGACCCCAGCGTGTCGCCCTGGAATATGCCTGAGCTGCGCTGGTACTGGGGATATCCGGCTTGTCTGGTGGCGATGGGCGCGATCGCCATGGCGCTGGTGATGTTTTTCTGGCAGCGGGGCTGGTTCAAGGATCTCTCGGCGATCGAGGATGATGGTCACCAGCGTCACCGATAGCTTTCTCTGCGGGGCCTTTGCGTCGCAGGAGCGTCCTCTCCTGCGGGCGATCGCCCAGGGCAGCCTTTCCTATGCGCGATCTTGACCTTCTGCTGATCACGGTTTACTTCATCATCGTGGTCTATGTTCTGTACCAGGCCTTTCGATCTCTCGAAAACACCCTCGAAAATCAGTTTGATATTCAAACCAATCCTGAAGCACTCAAGCAGCAAATCCTCGATCAAAAGCTGCAAGAGTTGATCAACCTCAAGGTCGATATCAAGAAGCGCTACGAGTTCAACAAGTTCACCACGCTGCCGATCGTGGTGGAAAACAAGACCAAGACCACCACGGTTTTGATCAACTGGGACTATAGTTCCATGACGGATTTTGACGGCAATTCTCGCCGGATTTTGCATTTGATTCCGGGGGTGTATCCCGAGCCTCGACAGCAGCAGTTTCCCAGCGTGGCGCCGCCGGGGGTGACGCTGAAGGAAGTGATCGCGGTGGCGGACTCCCTGGAAACCACACCAGAGGGCAAGCTGATCCAAAAGCCCCTCATCAACGTGGGCAAGTTCAAAGATCTCCAGGAAAAGCGCAAGCCCTGCCAGTTTTCGCTGCGCATCATCGTGCAGCTGACAGACCCCCTGACGGGGGGCGGGATGCGGACCCACGCACTGACGTGTCAGTTCACGCTGGCGTCGCTCCACTGGACGGAGGCCCTGCCCTGGAACCAAAAGCCAGCTTTCCCGCGCAAAAAGTGAGGCTGGGCAAAAAGTGAGGGCGGGCGATCGCGCTGGGGAGGTGAGATCGGTACACTGGAGGGAAGCAGAGTTGGCGAAGGCGGTTGCGGGTCAGTGGCGATCGCCACTGGCCTGAGGAAAGTCCGGGCTCCCGAAAGACCAAACTTGCTGGGTAACGCCCAGTGCGGGTGACCGTGAGGAGAGTGCCACAGAAACATACCGCCGATGGAGGGTTTGGGGGCGATCGCCCCTGAGCCAGATCTCACAGGTAAGGGTGCAAGGGTGCGGTAAGAGCGCACCAGCAGCGTCGAGAGGCGCTGGCTCGGTAAACCCCGGTTGGGAGCAAGGTAGAGGAGCGACGGTTGGTCTTTTACCGGTTCCGCTTAGACACCGCTAGAGGCGTCTGGTAACAGGCGTCCCAGATAGATAACTGCCTTCTGGGCTGTGCTTGCAGCCTGGAAAACAGAACCCGGCTTATGCCCAACTCTGCTTTTACCGATCGCTGGGCGATCGCCCTCTCTGGCGAAAAACTCTCTGCAACGCCAAGCCTGTCTCACATTTTGTAGATTTGCCCCTAAAAATTAAGATTTTCGGGCTCTAGGGCTCGAAAACGCTCGATGAAGCTTTCGGGCGATCGCGGCGGTTGACGATTTGCCAAGGGGGGCGAGTCCCCGGTTCATCAAGTTTTTGCCATTGTTCAACCAATTATTTAGATTCGACAAAGTACTGTAGGCCTCGCTACCTTTGCTTCGCCGACCGTTCTAGGATCGAGGGCAAAATCCCTGGGCTGGCTTAGGCAGACTTTGGCGAATCGCGACACTTGATTTCTATCGGAAAGGGGCGATCGCCGAACTCTGCTGTCGGTTAGATGATGTTTAACGGCGGAGTGATCGACCAACGTGCTGCACGATTATCCCCTTCTGGCGATTAGTGAAAGTAAACGCAGTGGCTTGATTTTGTTCAAGGGGTTCCACGCGGAGTTTGCGGGGCCAGGCGCTGCGGTGGGTAGCGGGATCGAGGCAGGAACGACGCGGGTGATCGCGATTGGACGATTGGAGCTGTGTCCCGTAACGACCGTTGCCGAGCGCCAAGAAGCCTACAGCAAGCGAATTCAGTGGATGCGCTGGCTGCGCAAGATTTCGGACCATGCAGATCCCGTGCAGCGCTCAGAAAAGCTGCTGGTGTGTCTGGAGGCGTTTTTTGGGGCGCGGACGGTGGCGAGCCTGCCGACGGATGCCCTGGCGGCGCTGGTGGGGGTTTTCCCCGAGACGATGCAGCGGGCGCGCCAGCGCTATCCGGGCTGGCTCCAGCCCGAGGGGGTCAAAATCGGGGAAGAAAATTTGTCGATTCGCTGGCTCCAGGACAGCGCGATCGCCGTGGCCAATCGCCCACCCGGTAAGCTGGTGGAGGAGTATAGCGTGGGGCAGCTGGGCGATTTTTTTCGCCCGCCGGTCGCGCTGACGTGCGCTCAGCCGTTTGCGCTGCCCCAGTCCGCCTAGACGCCGCCCATCCAGAAGGCTGAGGCCCAAAATTGATGCTGGTTTCGAGGGGACGCCTCACGGCTATGAGCTTTGTGGGGCTTTTTTTGCACGGTTTGGTGGTGGCGATGCCGGGGGCGTTTTTGCTCCAGTGGCAAGCGGCTTTTGGCACAGCGGTGAA
This genomic stretch from Geitlerinema sp. PCC 7407 harbors:
- the corA gene encoding magnesium/cobalt transporter CorA, encoding MVRVRLGKGISQLLNNHNDDDESYVDYHYDEPGMSPGTLVIEEDAPPPTLVLIDYSQAAATRVVLRTPEECAVYLDSQSVSWVDVQGLGSEDILKRLGSVFSLHPLVLEDIVNVPQRPKVEDYTDQLLIIAWMVMPDPKGESFVREQVSFILGPHYLLTVQEEPDLDTFHPVRERIRGSKGNIRRLGPDYLTYALLDAIIDGFFPILEAYGERIEDLEDEVVRHPTRQTLTAIHTLKRELLTLRRSIWPQREMLNSLIRDHSALISPEVQIYLRDCYDHTVQILDMVETYRELASSLMDVYLSSVSNRMNEIMKVLTVISTIFIPLTFIAGIYGMNFDPSVSPWNMPELRWYWGYPACLVAMGAIAMALVMFFWQRGWFKDLSAIEDDGHQRHR